In Elaeis guineensis isolate ETL-2024a chromosome 1, EG11, whole genome shotgun sequence, a genomic segment contains:
- the LOC105039870 gene encoding large ribosomal subunit protein eL18x produces MGIDLVAGGRSKKARRTAPKSDDVYLKLLVKLYRFLVRRTGSKFNAVILKRLFMSKINKPPISLKRLAKFMEGKDDKIAVIVGTVTDDKRVYEVPAMKVTALRFTETVRARILKAGGECLTFDQLALRAPLGQNTVLLRGPKNAREAVKHFGPAPGVPHSRTKPYVRSKGRKFERARGRRNSRGFRV; encoded by the exons ATG GGTATCGATCTCGTCGCCGGTGGCCGGAGCAAGAAGGCCAGGCGCACCGCGCCCAAATCCGACGATGTCTATCTCAAGCTCCTCGTCAAG CTCTACCGTTTTTTGGTGCGGAGGACCGGGAGCAAGTTCAACGCCGTGATCCTTAAACGGCTGTTTATGAGTAAGATCAACAAGCCCCCAATCTCCCTCAAGAGGCTCGCAAAATTCATGGAAGGAAAG GACGATAAGATTGCGGTCATAGTGGGGACTGTGACAGATGATAAGAGGGTGTATGAGGTCCCAGCAATGAAGGTGACGGCTCTGAGGTTTACGGAGACGGTGAGGGCTAGGATTCTTAAGGCTGGTGGAGAGTGCTTGACCTTTGACCAGCTCGCTCTCCGTGCACCCCTTGGGCAGAACACG GTTCTCTTGAGGGGTCCGAAGAATGCCAGGGAAGCTGTGAAACACTTTGGTCCGGCCCCTGGTGTGCCTCACAGCCGCACAAAGCCTTATGTCCGTTCTAAGGGGAGGAAATTTGAGAGGGCCAGAGGAAGAAGGAACAGCAGGGGATTTAGGGTTTAA